From one Deinococcus detaillensis genomic stretch:
- a CDS encoding MazG family protein, translated as MNELLSTMRRLRAPGGCPWDQEQTHQTLRPYLLEEAAEAADAISAGDMTELPAELGDVLLQVAFHSVIAEEAGTFSYRDVEQSIVDKLVRRHPHVFGDVQVAGSDEVIRNWQSIKTQERGGQPRRAADQIPRALGALAREQQAQKLSQANASSTSAIDEALQQVACDEQSAGQVLAAVVAWARAGGIDPEIALRARTDAALRELDAE; from the coding sequence GTGAATGAGCTGCTCAGTACCATGCGCCGCCTACGTGCGCCCGGCGGTTGCCCCTGGGATCAGGAACAGACCCACCAGACCCTGCGCCCCTACCTGCTCGAAGAAGCTGCCGAAGCCGCCGACGCGATCTCGGCGGGCGATATGACCGAGTTACCGGCCGAACTCGGCGACGTGCTGCTGCAAGTGGCGTTTCACAGCGTGATTGCTGAGGAAGCGGGCACGTTTAGCTACCGAGACGTTGAACAGAGCATCGTAGACAAGCTGGTTCGGCGTCATCCGCACGTGTTCGGTGACGTTCAGGTGGCGGGAAGCGACGAGGTGATCCGCAACTGGCAGAGCATCAAAACGCAGGAGCGTGGCGGCCAGCCCCGCAGAGCCGCCGACCAGATTCCACGTGCGCTGGGAGCACTGGCACGGGAGCAGCAGGCCCAGAAGCTAAGTCAGGCGAACGCCAGTTCAACTTCTGCCATTGACGAAGCGCTCCAACAAGTCGCCTGCGACGAACAAAGCGCCGGGCAAGTGCTCGCTGCTGTGGTGGCGTGGGCGCGGGCGGGCGGGATTGACCCCGAAATTGCCCTGCGTGCCCGCACCGACGCTGCCCTGCGCGAATTGGACGCCGAGTGA
- a CDS encoding OsmC family protein, whose translation MATIERKANARWTGDLRNGKGTLSSGSGVLQETPYSFHTRFEDAPGTNPEELLAAAHSGCFTMQLSALLAADGHPARLLATDATCVMQPDGAGFKITKMKLMVRGSVDGLDQAGFEAQVAKAAETCPLSQIMKGNVEIEHEAVLEN comes from the coding sequence ATGGCCACTATCGAACGCAAAGCAAACGCCCGCTGGACAGGCGACCTCCGAAACGGCAAAGGCACGCTCAGCAGCGGTAGCGGCGTCCTCCAAGAAACGCCCTACAGCTTTCACACCCGTTTTGAAGACGCTCCTGGCACCAACCCCGAAGAGCTCTTGGCGGCGGCCCACAGCGGCTGCTTTACCATGCAGCTCTCGGCCCTGCTCGCGGCTGATGGCCACCCGGCCCGCTTGCTGGCCACCGACGCCACCTGCGTGATGCAGCCCGACGGCGCAGGCTTTAAGATCACCAAAATGAAGCTGATGGTGCGCGGCTCGGTGGACGGCCTCGACCAAGCCGGCTTTGAAGCGCAGGTTGCCAAAGCCGCCGAGACGTGCCCGCTGAGCCAGATCATGAAAGGCAACGTGGAAATTGAGCACGAAGCGGTGCTGGAAAACTAG
- the murD gene encoding UDP-N-acetylmuramoyl-L-alanine--D-glutamate ligase, with amino-acid sequence MTPSPDPAPPHFSPHARPQTLVYGLGRSGRGVLRFLARTQQSADWFDARPSAEDFDLAAQFGFARADLTPADLTHPYTTVVAAPGVPIDHPDLETLRQRGAEIIGEAELAARAYPQVPMVGVTGTAGKGSTTVLIAQLLRVSGLNAREGGNIDPPLLDIMDGVDAAVVELSSFQLERVSSFAPRVAVITNLASDHLDRHKTVEAYHAAKLNITRAQRSGNCLIVPVGLSVTTQAQILHFDAAHLHFSDGSAVLDVSDLPEGVHPANAAAAILAAESLLKQLGRPVLPEVFKQALKTAQPVKGRFETVAHWNDLRFVNDSIATRTVAVQSALEQAKAPVAWLVGGRDKGADLEPLRRAAAGKVRRVIAFGEDGPKLAEALGLPFVVVPFTGQGAELTMQEAVRLAAETLDGGGTVLLAPIGTSFDLYRDYAERGAAFTKAAQTWIELRDARQTSEVEK; translated from the coding sequence GTGACACCTTCTCCTGACCCTGCTCCTCCACATTTTTCGCCGCACGCACGGCCCCAGACCTTGGTGTATGGGTTGGGCCGCAGCGGGCGCGGCGTGCTTAGATTTCTGGCCCGTACCCAACAAAGCGCCGATTGGTTCGATGCCCGTCCCAGCGCCGAAGACTTTGATCTGGCCGCGCAATTCGGCTTTGCCCGAGCTGACCTCACTCCAGCCGACCTCACCCACCCTTACACCACGGTGGTGGCCGCGCCGGGTGTGCCGATCGACCACCCCGATTTGGAGACGCTCCGGCAGCGGGGCGCAGAAATTATCGGCGAAGCGGAACTGGCCGCCCGCGCTTATCCGCAGGTGCCGATGGTCGGCGTCACCGGCACGGCGGGCAAAGGCAGCACCACCGTTTTGATTGCCCAACTGCTGCGTGTCAGCGGCCTCAACGCCCGCGAAGGCGGCAACATCGACCCGCCGCTGCTCGACATCATGGACGGCGTGGACGCGGCGGTGGTGGAGCTGTCGAGTTTTCAGCTCGAACGGGTCAGCAGCTTTGCGCCGCGTGTGGCCGTCATCACCAATCTGGCCAGCGACCACCTTGACCGACACAAGACTGTCGAGGCTTATCACGCCGCCAAACTCAACATCACCCGCGCTCAGCGCTCCGGCAACTGCTTGATCGTTCCGGTTGGCTTAAGCGTAACAACGCAGGCCCAGATTCTGCATTTTGACGCCGCCCACTTGCACTTCTCAGACGGCTCGGCGGTGCTGGATGTCAGCGACCTGCCCGAAGGCGTGCATCCGGCCAACGCGGCGGCAGCGATTCTGGCGGCGGAGAGCTTGCTGAAGCAGTTGGGCCGTCCCGTCTTACCCGAGGTGTTCAAACAGGCTTTGAAAACGGCCCAGCCGGTCAAGGGCCGCTTTGAAACGGTGGCCCACTGGAATGATCTGCGCTTCGTCAACGACTCGATTGCCACCCGCACGGTGGCGGTGCAGTCGGCGCTGGAGCAGGCCAAGGCCCCGGTTGCTTGGCTGGTCGGCGGACGCGACAAAGGCGCAGACCTTGAGCCGCTGCGCCGCGCCGCTGCCGGTAAAGTCCGCCGCGTGATCGCTTTTGGTGAAGACGGCCCCAAATTGGCCGAGGCGTTGGGCTTGCCGTTCGTGGTGGTGCCCTTTACCGGACAAGGTGCGGAGTTGACCATGCAAGAAGCCGTGCGGTTGGCTGCCGAGACTTTGGACGGGGGCGGCACGGTGCTGCTGGCTCCCATCGGCACCAGTTTCGATCTCTACCGCGATTACGCCGAGCGCGGCGCAGCTTTTACAAAAGCGGCGCAGACTTGGATAGAGTTAAGGGACGCACGCCAAACAAGCGAGGTCGAAAAGTGA
- a CDS encoding alpha/beta hydrolase — MSQPALPASAQPWPFASGGPSLHGAVFAAPNERAAVLLTHGYAEHLGRYSRVIAALNQMGVSVYTYDQRGHGQSPGARAVVDMDVLVGDHLRVREALQGLQVPLIAFGHSMGGLITAASVLRDPRGLAGVILSSPLLLVGEDESAILKALSGVLGRFFPSLPVTVLESGGLSRLPEEVSAYDNDPQVYRGKVPALTAASMLRLSRQISAEYPQWRLPTLVLHGTADRLADVRGSQRFAQAAGTARTPRPAIDYLEVEGGYHELFNDTVQTEVTAKMLAWVEHLLASQES; from the coding sequence ATGTCACAACCTGCGCTGCCCGCGTCTGCTCAGCCTTGGCCGTTTGCTTCGGGCGGCCCCTCTCTACACGGTGCGGTGTTCGCCGCGCCCAATGAGCGGGCCGCCGTGCTGCTCACCCACGGCTACGCCGAGCACCTTGGCCGCTACAGCCGCGTCATCGCCGCACTGAACCAAATGGGCGTGAGCGTGTATACCTACGATCAGCGCGGACACGGCCAGTCGCCCGGCGCACGGGCAGTGGTGGATATGGACGTATTGGTGGGCGACCATTTGCGGGTGCGGGAAGCGCTGCAAGGACTCCAGGTGCCGCTGATCGCCTTTGGTCACAGCATGGGCGGCCTCATCACGGCGGCTTCGGTACTGCGCGACCCACGCGGCCTTGCAGGCGTGATTTTGTCCAGCCCGCTGCTGCTGGTTGGCGAAGATGAAAGCGCGATTCTCAAAGCCCTCAGCGGCGTGCTGGGACGGTTTTTTCCCAGTTTGCCGGTTACCGTGTTGGAATCGGGCGGCTTGTCACGCCTCCCCGAAGAAGTCAGCGCTTACGACAACGACCCGCAGGTCTACCGGGGCAAAGTCCCGGCCTTGACCGCCGCCAGCATGCTGCGCCTCAGCCGCCAAATCAGCGCCGAGTATCCGCAGTGGCGCTTACCCACCTTGGTGCTGCACGGCACCGCCGACCGCCTCGCCGATGTGCGCGGCTCGCAGCGCTTTGCACAGGCGGCGGGAACGGCCCGCACCCCCAGACCGGCCATTGATTACCTCGAAGTGGAGGGCGGCTATCACGAACTGTTTAACGACACCGTGCAAACAGAAGTGACGGCCAAAATGCTGGCATGGGTGGAGCACCTATTAGCAAGCCAAGAAAGCTAG
- the murC gene encoding UDP-N-acetylmuramate--L-alanine ligase produces the protein MGIGGIGLSAFARLLKARGYIVSGCDEYPSELTAQLEREGITVAHCHDPAHVHGVDVLIASEAVSKSHPELSAARQAHIEVRPRMALLAELLSASPSIGVVGTHGKTTTTSMIAVALLGAGLDPAALVGGIVPEFDLQHGGSNARIGQGPFVAEVDESDRNFQYAVCQTAVFTNAEDDHVGGAEGSELATYWSSVEEQHAAFARFVSQAERVLYCADWPGLDTFVAQHQNALSYGTREGSTYRATRLQPDETGTTFDLEKKGELLGQARINLPGTHNVLNALAALAVTDLYGGEFELAAAALAAFRGPGRRWQHIGSLNGALIVDDYAHNATKVTAAVQAAQQTGRRVRVVFQPHRYLRTQQSWPRLADALMKADEVLILDIAAASEPPIEGIHATLISERMQQGGHPAAEYYPQREDAVEYLRASAQPRDIIVTMGAGDVWKVARQLAGVPL, from the coding sequence ATGGGCATCGGCGGCATCGGCTTATCGGCCTTTGCCCGGCTGCTCAAAGCACGCGGCTACATTGTCAGCGGCTGCGATGAATACCCTTCCGAACTCACCGCCCAACTCGAGCGCGAGGGCATCACGGTGGCGCACTGCCACGACCCCGCCCACGTTCACGGCGTAGACGTGCTGATCGCCTCCGAAGCGGTGAGCAAAAGCCACCCCGAACTGAGCGCCGCACGGCAAGCCCACATCGAAGTCCGCCCGCGTATGGCGCTGCTGGCAGAACTGCTCTCGGCTTCGCCTTCGATTGGGGTGGTCGGCACCCACGGCAAGACCACCACCACCTCCATGATCGCGGTGGCCCTACTCGGCGCGGGCCTCGATCCGGCGGCGCTGGTCGGCGGCATCGTGCCGGAATTCGATTTGCAGCATGGCGGCAGCAACGCCCGCATCGGGCAGGGGCCGTTCGTGGCCGAAGTGGACGAATCCGACCGCAATTTTCAGTACGCCGTGTGTCAGACCGCTGTGTTCACCAACGCCGAGGACGACCACGTGGGCGGAGCCGAGGGCAGCGAACTGGCGACGTATTGGAGCAGCGTGGAAGAGCAGCACGCGGCGTTTGCCCGCTTCGTCTCGCAGGCCGAGCGGGTGCTGTACTGCGCCGACTGGCCGGGCCTGGACACCTTCGTGGCCCAGCACCAGAACGCCCTGAGTTACGGCACACGGGAAGGCAGCACCTACCGGGCCACCCGGTTACAGCCCGACGAGACTGGCACGACTTTTGACCTTGAAAAGAAAGGGGAGTTGCTGGGTCAAGCACGGATCAATTTGCCCGGCACCCACAACGTCCTCAACGCGCTGGCGGCGCTGGCCGTCACCGATCTTTACGGCGGCGAGTTTGAGTTGGCTGCCGCCGCGCTGGCCGCTTTCAGGGGGCCGGGCCGACGCTGGCAGCACATCGGCAGCTTAAACGGAGCGCTAATCGTCGACGATTATGCCCACAATGCCACCAAAGTCACCGCCGCTGTGCAAGCTGCCCAGCAGACCGGAAGGCGGGTACGCGTGGTGTTTCAGCCGCACCGTTACCTGCGAACCCAGCAGAGTTGGCCGCGCCTCGCCGACGCGCTGATGAAAGCAGACGAAGTGCTGATCTTGGACATCGCCGCCGCTTCCGAGCCGCCAATCGAGGGGATTCACGCCACTCTGATCAGCGAGCGAATGCAGCAGGGCGGCCACCCCGCTGCCGAGTATTACCCCCAGCGAGAAGACGCCGTGGAGTATTTACGCGCCTCGGCCCAGCCCCGCGACATCATCGTGACGATGGGCGCAGGCGACGTTTGGAAAGTGGCCCGCCAACTTGCCGGAGTGCCGCTGTGA
- a CDS encoding PhzF family phenazine biosynthesis protein: MSALLQPNLTQTQLTQPLAVVDAFTSRAYSGNPAGVCLLDEPAPPDWMQRVACELNHAETAFVWPLPSHQYRLRWFTPAVEVDLCGHATLAAAHWLWQSGALAGDAAAHFETLSGPLSAVKRGEWIELDFPAEVATEVQSPVDMAALLGAQPLWIGANRLDYLVELPSAAQVRSLTPDLAHFGPLGKRGVIVTAAGDEGYDIVSRGFFPNLGIPEDPVTGSAHCALAPYWAAKLRKSELSAYQASARGGELRLRLEGGRVKLLGQAVITLEGRIAGPPRV, from the coding sequence ATGAGTGCACTTCTTCAACCGAATTTGACCCAAACACAACTCACCCAGCCGCTTGCCGTGGTGGACGCCTTCACCTCCCGCGCTTACAGCGGTAACCCGGCGGGCGTGTGCTTGCTGGACGAACCTGCGCCGCCCGACTGGATGCAGCGGGTGGCGTGCGAACTCAATCACGCCGAAACCGCCTTCGTCTGGCCGCTGCCCTCACATCAGTACAGGCTGCGTTGGTTTACCCCGGCGGTCGAGGTGGATTTGTGCGGGCACGCGACATTGGCTGCCGCCCATTGGCTGTGGCAAAGCGGAGCGCTCGCGGGCGACGCGGCGGCGCATTTTGAAACCCTCAGTGGCCCGCTCAGCGCGGTGAAACGGGGCGAATGGATCGAGCTGGACTTTCCCGCCGAAGTCGCCACCGAAGTTCAGTCGCCAGTAGATATGGCCGCGCTGTTGGGAGCGCAGCCGCTGTGGATAGGTGCCAACCGCCTCGACTATCTGGTGGAGCTGCCCAGCGCGGCGCAGGTGCGGAGCCTGACACCGGATCTGGCGCATTTTGGGCCGCTGGGTAAACGCGGCGTGATCGTCACGGCAGCGGGCGATGAGGGCTACGACATCGTGTCACGCGGCTTTTTCCCAAATCTGGGCATCCCCGAAGACCCCGTGACCGGCTCTGCCCACTGCGCCCTCGCGCCGTATTGGGCGGCCAAGTTGCGAAAGAGCGAACTCAGCGCTTATCAAGCCTCAGCGCGTGGTGGAGAGCTGCGGCTGCGCCTAGAAGGCGGGCGGGTCAAGTTACTCGGCCAAGCTGTGATCACTTTGGAAGGCCGCATAGCGGGGCCGCCAAGGGTCTAG
- a CDS encoding FtsW/RodA/SpoVE family cell cycle protein, translating to MSANLLLAQVLLLVLGTLAVGTADPENLPDQAFKAVLAILITVGLSQLRPKVFLKLATPAWLVSLVLLVLVFFIGHGTATSSGTKRWLFSGIFQFQPSEFAKLSLILMLASFFARRGVYRKLISATLMIALTTLLVLIEPDLGTTVLMFSLGIVLMYAAGVRFTNITALLFALALLALPVLSIYLERNPYILERFLTFISRDKASENVAVKGLDQIGMAHRDLSFGGIWGQGPEAPRYPYFADHTDLAIASVGFSTGLLGVTMVLFAYWLVVSTALQVAQLAARVRPMTPNLHGASIMATGAMYMIVGQAFVNLAVAAGIFPVTGVPLPLVSYGFSSMLSMSIALAIIHSALREVRSALPQEERTPELIAAD from the coding sequence ATGAGCGCCAATTTGCTGCTGGCCCAGGTACTGCTGCTGGTGCTGGGTACGCTGGCCGTCGGCACCGCCGATCCTGAAAACTTACCGGATCAAGCTTTCAAAGCGGTGCTGGCCATCCTGATCACGGTCGGCCTCTCTCAACTGCGGCCCAAAGTGTTTCTCAAGTTGGCCACACCGGCTTGGTTGGTGAGTTTGGTGCTGCTGGTCTTGGTGTTCTTTATCGGTCATGGCACCGCCACTTCATCCGGCACCAAGCGGTGGTTGTTCAGCGGCATTTTTCAATTTCAACCGTCTGAATTTGCCAAACTCAGCCTCATTTTGATGCTGGCCAGCTTTTTTGCTCGGCGGGGCGTTTACCGCAAACTGATTTCGGCCACGTTGATGATCGCTCTGACCACTTTATTGGTGCTGATCGAACCGGACTTGGGCACCACTGTACTGATGTTCTCGCTGGGCATTGTGCTGATGTACGCCGCCGGAGTGCGCTTTACCAACATCACGGCGCTGCTGTTTGCGTTGGCGCTGCTAGCCTTACCTGTTTTGAGTATTTATTTAGAACGCAATCCTTATATTTTGGAACGCTTTTTAACGTTCATTTCGCGGGACAAAGCCAGCGAAAACGTGGCGGTCAAAGGACTCGACCAGATCGGGATGGCCCACCGTGATTTGAGTTTCGGCGGCATTTGGGGCCAAGGGCCGGAAGCGCCGCGCTATCCGTATTTTGCCGATCATACCGACCTGGCGATTGCTTCGGTGGGCTTTTCCACCGGCCTGCTGGGCGTCACGATGGTGCTGTTTGCGTACTGGCTGGTGGTCTCCACCGCTCTGCAAGTCGCCCAACTCGCCGCCCGCGTGCGCCCGATGACGCCCAATTTGCACGGAGCCAGCATCATGGCCACCGGCGCGATGTACATGATCGTGGGGCAGGCCTTTGTCAATCTGGCGGTGGCGGCGGGCATTTTCCCGGTGACCGGCGTGCCGCTGCCGCTGGTGAGTTACGGCTTTTCCAGCATGCTCAGCATGTCCATCGCGCTGGCCATTATTCACTCGGCTCTGCGGGAAGTCAGGAGCGCCCTGCCGCAGGAAGAACGGACACCGGAGCTGATCGCCGCCGACTGA
- a CDS encoding coiled-coil domain-containing protein produces MKHKLMSTTLTLMIGSSALAGGAGPAPIVTPVKPAPVMPAVKPAPPMPKPAMAMPACTEGGWAKQAIDLVTSKGLFIGYPDGSFDWCSAITRQEVAQVLARLLSQLPANQTTFDPAQLDVLRQGVQQALDGLKELTARVDAQDQTIADLQSQIAALQAAMDNMPAAGSGEAGAVGPQGEAGPAGAVGPAGANGADGAQGVAGPAGADGAAGADGADGADGADGAAGAQGAAGPAGAAGLQGIQGEVGPQGAAGRDFVPPAEPFRYGNYIGASYYGVLQNSVGTMARVMVGNDSLFGNFGVRLTGDIKVSGSTPGNSASGLVTYRGTTGRFDGILGVGGGYNFDRPATTNSTNKGSTFGELMVGVDYRIIDRIALFGEARQHYYFDGTNDNISSIAAGLKFRF; encoded by the coding sequence ATGAAGCACAAATTGATGAGCACCACTCTCACATTGATGATCGGCAGCTCAGCTTTGGCCGGTGGCGCTGGCCCCGCACCCATCGTGACTCCTGTCAAGCCCGCGCCCGTCATGCCCGCCGTCAAGCCTGCGCCCCCCATGCCCAAACCGGCCATGGCGATGCCTGCCTGCACCGAAGGCGGCTGGGCCAAGCAAGCCATCGATCTGGTCACGTCCAAGGGCCTGTTCATCGGCTATCCCGACGGCAGCTTCGATTGGTGTAGTGCCATTACCCGCCAAGAAGTGGCGCAGGTGCTGGCCCGTTTGCTATCTCAGTTGCCCGCGAACCAGACCACTTTCGATCCTGCTCAGCTCGACGTTTTGCGTCAGGGCGTGCAGCAAGCCCTCGACGGTCTCAAAGAACTGACCGCGCGGGTTGACGCCCAAGACCAGACCATCGCCGATTTGCAAAGCCAGATTGCGGCGCTGCAAGCGGCCATGGACAACATGCCCGCTGCTGGTAGCGGTGAAGCAGGCGCGGTAGGCCCACAAGGTGAAGCCGGCCCAGCAGGCGCAGTTGGCCCAGCAGGCGCTAACGGAGCCGACGGCGCACAAGGCGTGGCTGGCCCAGCAGGCGCGGACGGCGCTGCCGGTGCTGATGGAGCCGACGGCGCAGATGGTGCTGATGGCGCTGCCGGTGCACAAGGCGCGGCTGGCCCAGCAGGCGCTGCCGGCCTACAAGGCATTCAGGGCGAAGTCGGCCCACAAGGCGCTGCCGGCCGCGATTTCGTACCGCCCGCCGAGCCGTTCCGCTACGGCAATTACATCGGCGCTTCGTACTACGGCGTGCTGCAAAACAGCGTCGGCACGATGGCCCGCGTGATGGTCGGCAATGACTCGCTGTTCGGCAACTTCGGCGTCCGCTTGACCGGCGACATCAAAGTCAGCGGCAGCACCCCCGGCAACAGCGCTTCGGGCTTGGTCACGTACCGGGGCACCACCGGACGCTTTGACGGCATCCTCGGCGTGGGCGGCGGCTATAACTTCGACCGTCCCGCGACCACTAACAGCACCAACAAAGGCTCCACCTTCGGCGAATTGATGGTCGGCGTCGACTACCGCATCATCGACCGCATCGCTCTGTTCGGCGAAGCCCGTCAGCACTACTACTTCGACGGCACCAACGACAACATCAGCTCGATTGCCGCTGGCCTGAAGTTCCGCTTCTAA
- the treS gene encoding maltose alpha-D-glucosyltransferase, which produces MTASVQQPGEWYKSAVFYELSVRTYADGDGNGKGDFPGLTGKLDYLRTLGVDCLWLQPFYPSPLRDDGYDVAHYTDVHPDLGTLEDFKVFLREAHARGLKVVTDFVTNHTSDQHAWFQAARKGPTLPDGSENPYYSYYVWSDTGTEYADARIIFTDTETSNWTYDEQVGKFFWHRFFSHQPDLNFDNPEVTNELLTAARFWLELGVDGFRVDAVPYLVEREGTNCENLPETHEILKRLRRMVDNEYPGRLLLAEANQWPEDVVEYFGTDADPEFHMCFNFPVMPRLYMSLKREDTSSIREIMDRLPAIPAFGQWATFLRNHDELTLEMVTDDERAFMYAAYAPDTRMKINVGIRRRLSSLLDNDRRKIELLTTVLLALPGSPFLYYGDEIGMGDDLSQADRNGVRTPMQWNAGTSGGFSTAAPADCFFPPIQDSVYGFQRVNVASQEQDPSSLLKWHSRQLELRRRHPTFAHGDLTFVDTNNPAILAFVRRTEEETLLIVSNFAANAQAVTLDLSAYRNRTPVTLAGASPFPIIGEEPYPMTLGKYDYYWMRLN; this is translated from the coding sequence ATGACCGCCTCGGTGCAGCAGCCCGGCGAGTGGTACAAAAGCGCCGTCTTTTATGAACTCTCGGTTCGTACCTACGCTGACGGCGACGGCAACGGCAAAGGCGACTTTCCAGGCCTGACTGGCAAGCTCGATTACCTGCGCACGCTGGGCGTGGACTGCTTGTGGCTCCAGCCGTTTTATCCCAGCCCGCTGCGCGACGACGGCTACGACGTGGCCCACTACACCGACGTTCACCCGGATCTGGGCACTTTAGAGGACTTCAAGGTGTTTTTGCGCGAAGCCCACGCACGCGGCCTCAAAGTCGTGACGGATTTTGTCACCAACCACACCTCCGACCAGCATGCCTGGTTTCAGGCCGCCCGTAAAGGCCCGACCCTGCCCGACGGCTCGGAGAACCCGTATTACTCTTACTACGTCTGGAGCGACACCGGCACTGAGTACGCCGACGCCCGCATTATTTTCACCGACACCGAAACGAGCAACTGGACGTACGACGAGCAGGTCGGCAAGTTTTTCTGGCACCGTTTCTTCTCGCACCAGCCTGACCTCAACTTCGACAACCCTGAAGTCACCAATGAACTGCTGACCGCCGCCCGCTTCTGGCTGGAACTCGGCGTGGACGGCTTCCGGGTGGACGCCGTGCCGTATCTGGTGGAGCGGGAAGGCACCAACTGCGAGAACTTGCCTGAGACCCACGAGATTCTTAAGCGTCTGCGGCGGATGGTGGACAACGAGTATCCCGGCAGGCTGCTGCTGGCCGAGGCCAACCAGTGGCCCGAGGACGTGGTGGAATATTTCGGCACCGACGCCGATCCCGAGTTCCACATGTGCTTCAATTTCCCGGTGATGCCGAGGTTGTACATGAGCCTCAAGCGCGAGGACACCTCCAGCATCCGCGAGATCATGGACCGCCTGCCAGCCATTCCGGCGTTCGGGCAGTGGGCCACCTTCCTCAGAAACCACGACGAACTCACTCTGGAAATGGTCACCGACGACGAGCGGGCCTTCATGTACGCCGCTTACGCGCCCGATACCCGCATGAAGATCAACGTGGGTATTCGCCGCCGGTTGTCTTCGCTGCTCGACAATGACCGGCGCAAAATCGAGTTACTGACCACCGTGCTGCTGGCGTTGCCGGGCAGTCCCTTTCTGTATTACGGTGACGAGATCGGCATGGGCGACGACCTGTCGCAGGCCGACCGCAACGGCGTACGGACTCCAATGCAGTGGAATGCCGGAACCAGCGGCGGCTTTTCTACGGCTGCGCCCGCCGACTGCTTTTTCCCGCCGATTCAGGATTCGGTGTACGGCTTCCAGCGGGTCAACGTCGCCAGTCAGGAGCAAGACCCCAGCAGCCTCCTGAAGTGGCACTCGCGTCAGCTCGAACTGCGCCGCCGCCACCCGACGTTTGCGCACGGCGACTTGACCTTTGTCGACACCAACAACCCGGCGATCTTGGCGTTTGTCCGCCGCACCGAGGAAGAAACCCTGCTGATCGTCAGCAACTTCGCCGCCAACGCGCAGGCCGTCACGCTCGACCTGAGTGCTTACCGCAACCGTACGCCCGTAACGTTGGCCGGAGCCAGCCCTTTTCCCATAATCGGCGAGGAGCCGTACCCGATGACGCTGGGCAAATATGATTACTACTGGATGCGGCTGAATTAG
- the murG gene encoding undecaprenyldiphospho-muramoylpentapeptide beta-N-acetylglucosaminyltransferase produces MSEVVLSTGGTGGHIYPAVATARELLLRGHHVTLLGQRGGMEERIAAEQGLPFFGVQAGKLARSGQGKADPRELLRAGSGLLEARRFLSRTRPAVVVGYGGFASLPGVLAAQTLGLPTVLHEQNARLGLTQRLAVRRAKAVGTAYPVVAGLSASKATLVGMPVREERLSRTEALAALGLDPGRLTIFIMGGSQGSLALNNVLPEVLRSTFPDGQSEFGPVQVLHATGPRWVTSVAPRVADLEWYRVEGYVDAVAAWSAADLAITRAGTGTLAEAAFHGVPTLMVPLPESSENHQLFNARAVEEAGAGQVVEQPSVSAQMGGAVLECLVPQRRRAMQSAALSRSPAGASQRLTDLVLAHARPEAT; encoded by the coding sequence ATGAGTGAAGTCGTTTTGTCCACAGGCGGGACGGGTGGGCACATTTATCCAGCGGTGGCCACCGCCCGCGAGCTGCTTTTACGCGGCCATCACGTGACCTTGCTGGGCCAGCGCGGCGGCATGGAAGAAAGAATCGCCGCCGAACAAGGCTTGCCCTTTTTTGGGGTACAGGCTGGCAAACTCGCCCGCAGCGGGCAGGGCAAGGCCGACCCCCGCGAGTTGCTGCGGGCAGGCAGCGGCCTTTTGGAAGCGCGGCGCTTTCTGAGCCGAACTCGCCCCGCCGTGGTGGTCGGTTACGGCGGCTTTGCCAGCTTGCCGGGAGTGCTGGCCGCCCAGACGCTGGGCCTTCCCACTGTGCTGCACGAGCAAAACGCCCGTCTGGGCCTGACCCAGCGCTTGGCGGTGCGCCGCGCCAAAGCAGTCGGCACGGCTTATCCGGTGGTTGCCGGACTCAGCGCGAGCAAAGCGACGCTGGTGGGCATGCCGGTGCGCGAGGAACGCCTCAGCCGCACAGAAGCGCTGGCGGCGCTGGGCCTCGATCCGGGCCGCCTGACCATCTTCATTATGGGCGGCTCGCAGGGGAGTCTCGCGCTCAACAATGTCTTGCCGGAAGTGCTGCGCTCCACCTTCCCGGATGGACAGTCCGAGTTTGGCCCCGTTCAGGTGCTGCACGCCACCGGCCCGCGCTGGGTCACGAGTGTCGCGCCCCGCGTGGCCGATTTGGAATGGTACAGGGTCGAAGGCTACGTGGACGCGGTGGCGGCGTGGTCGGCGGCGGACTTGGCGATCACCCGGGCGGGCACCGGCACGCTGGCCGAAGCGGCCTTTCACGGGGTTCCGACTTTGATGGTGCCGCTGCCGGAGTCCTCGGAAAATCACCAGCTCTTCAATGCCCGCGCAGTGGAAGAAGCCGGCGCGGGGCAAGTCGTCGAGCAGCCCAGCGTCTCGGCGCAGATGGGGGGAGCGGTGTTAGAGTGTTTGGTGCCGCAGCGCCGCCGCGCCATGCAGAGCGCCGCCCTCTCCCGCAGTCCTGCTGGAGCCAGTCAGCGGCTGACTGACCTGGTGCTGGCCCACGCCCGGCCAGAGGCCACATGA